In Rutidosis leptorrhynchoides isolate AG116_Rl617_1_P2 unplaced genomic scaffold, CSIRO_AGI_Rlap_v1 contig155, whole genome shotgun sequence, the sequence aaaaaaaaggataaacATGATCGAATGTATAGTATATTATATTCTACTGATGAATTGACAATGACGAACAAAATGTCGCTTCCTCTTGAATAATTCTAAGCATGTGATGAACTGTATTGGCTATGTCGTCTACTGAATTGAGTTGGCAACCTTCTTCAACCTGTAGCATTCAAAGTATCCTTCAAGTTTTAGTCCAAATATGTATTTAAGTTCCTATAATTGTATGAAAAGAAGCAGACTTCTAAACTTAGAAAACCCCACAAATACTAAGAAGAAAACATTCTATTACACACTTCGTCTTCATATGGCTTACTTAATTATTGGCTACTTCATCCTAATGTTATTCCTTAATCCTTAGAATATAAATTTAATTTCTTTACTTTATGGAGAACATTATAACTTTTTTACATAAGGTGGGTTTCTCTGCACAAATATAGGTTGTATCAACTTCATGATCTATATGTTACTTGTTGTACACTGACGTTACATCAACTTCATGAATAAAtctaaacaaacaaacaaaaaattgGTGAAATATTTTTCTTTAAACAAATCTATTCTTATATTtcgtcgcatggatttgtgccttatTCCTATGCAATTCTTTTCCCAATTTGTGATATGGGAAAATAGCAAGTCAATTGTAAAATATGAAATGAGAAAATCAAGGTATAATTTCCAATTTACTTACCAAAATAATTGTGCAAGACTAATAATTATACAAAAAATGAATTAATCCAAAGAAATATTTACACATACCTTGAAACTAATTGAATAGAGGACCAAATTATCGATGGTTGTGACATTGAGATGAAGGATAGAAAGGCAGATTGATTGAAAAGCAGAAACCAACTTTGATAGTTCTCTAAAGCTCTTGGGGGACAAGATTCGAATATTTGCATGAGTTTCAACCAAAGTTACCTCAATATCAGCAATGGCTGGATTTGTTTTTGCTGTGTAATAGTTTGGGATTTGAGACCAAGTGTATTGTGGATACACAAAGAATTGTGAAAATGGAGGTCTTATTTTTGTAAGGTTGGGTGACCTAATTAATCCTTCTTGCTCTTGTTGTTGTAGTGAATATTTCAGGTTTTGAGCTTCAAGTTCTTGCAAGTGATGCTCAAGTTTCTTTACAAATTCTATAGCTCCTCCTACTATAGAAGCTTGGTCACCCTagcaaaattaattaaaaaaagtaaataaatcatatatacaTTAGGATTTAATTCTATTTATCAAGCTCACTAAAATGTGACAAAAAATGAAAAATTGTagctaattataaattaaataaattaccCTATGGACATAAGATTCAGGCATGAGGGAGCGTAAATCGGCGAGGTGCTCATTGATAAGTTTCCGGCGACTCCTCTCGACGGCAATGTGAGTCATTCTTTGTGTCTCAGCTTCCTCTTTGTTTTTGCAAACTCTTGGCTTTCtcttccttttcttcttcttcctgaTTCCTAATTGCTCCTGATTTTCAGGCATTCTCATATTAGTGGTACAATTTTTAACTGGAAATGCACTTTTCTCCAAAcaagaatcattattaatattataattagtactgCATGGAGGAGTTGTAGATATAGTAGTGTTATGTAAAATGATTTTCATAAGATCGTTTGGAGAAAGTGCTTCCACTGCCATCAATTACAATTACGTATCCCCTCTTTTACTCTGATTGAGGTCGAATCCCGACAGACGCAAAAAAAAACCGCCAATTCGCTGTCTTTAATTAATTCTTGAGATGAAAATTTTAAACATGATTTGTAGAGTAATGCTCTTGATATATAAAGCCAACCATGGCCGAGATTGAGGCTGAAAATGGAGGGAAATAGGAAGATAGATGCGCACGTGAGAAAAGCAGAAAAAACACTGCAAGATTTTGTTACTATATAGTAAAATAAAAATTACGTGTCAGCAATTTCGTTTGCTTCGTTACCATACTGTTAGTTCCCTCACGTCACTTATTTTTCTCACCATGTCAACATTTATGCACAAATTTTGGCTAAGAAGACCAACGTCTACGCTTTCGTACTATCGTACATCACAAGGTTGAATAATGAATATCcaaaaaatacaaaataaaggaTCGATTCGAAGATTTCGACAAACGTGAAAGTTCGAAGTGGTGTCCTAGTTACTCCTTGAAGTTTGGGCGAAAAAGCTTCTACACATTCTTGAATGTGGATAGTTGGTCACTAAATCCCATTTGTTTGTTGATAGCTCAGAAGGGAAATGAGTGCCATAGTTTCAATTCTGTTAACATTATAACTCGTCAAGAAATTATAGAACTTGATTTGAATTCACTGTTCTAAGAGGGCATTCTACTTTGTCGAATAGATTTCAATTCATTAAGATTCTCATGTTATTTACTTGGAAAATAGAAACTCATTCACATGTGGTTGATTACATTATAGATGGCAAACTTTGTCGAATGGATAATGATGCTTGCCTTCATCTCATCTCTTCATCTTCTCGATCAAACGGTTGATAATATTCCCTCCATTTCAAAATCGTTTAGATGGAAAAAAAAATACTATTTAGGCAACTTAGTTATGTTTTGTTAGTGAGCACCTTTTTTAACCATATAAGTAGCAGACAAAAAATCATCTAATAGATGTCATTGTGAAGTCAATTTCCAATACCACAGTTGAAAGTGAGAACTCTTAAAAATGGAGGCACTGATAATAGAAAGTTTCTTTGTCATGCTGTTATTAACTCCAAGCCTTAATCATGATGAGTAAGTACTCTCCCGTCCCTTTACGTAAGTTCACCTTTTCCGATTCTTCACTAGTACTGAAGACATTTTTAATTTGGTCGACTATTTTTAGCGATTTATTAGAACTGTACGTACTATCAAATTATCTGATGATTGATGGTATACTTCCAGAAAGATCGAGATCTCAAATTCTCAGAAGTTCTCAATCAAAAGTTGAACTATAATAAGATTAATTTAAGCattatttgtatatattaatattttttcttCAAATATATCAATAGCACTTTAAAAAAATCAATAACTAATATAGATTATAGCCGATGAATAAATggtgataattttttttttcatattttagataaatatatatatcttcttCGTATATAGTATAGCACTTTAAAAAAAATCAGTAATTAATATAGATTATAGCCGATGAATAAATGGtgacaattttttttttcatattttagataaacatatatatcttcttcgtaTATAGTATATTAGAAGTTCATATAATAAAATACTTTCTTTTCCTTTTTTATTAAGCTCTTTTTTTTAGATAAACATACATAAATACTCTCCTTTTTCTATATTTTAGATAAACATTGTTGGAACAAACTGCCTGTGAAGCGAAACCGTGTTACCCGATCCTGTTTACACAGGTCTGCAGCAGTTTGTGTAAGTTGACTATTTTCGTCAAAACCATTATACAGAAGATTTGTTTCCTTCTTACAGCACAAATCACGTATGGAAACTAATAATTTGAAGAATTCTTATTGTGATATGATTTGATATGGtcaaagatttgatttgatttaaatAGGAGTTTCCTATTTTATGGAGGAGACTTTGCCAAACCCGATTAGAAAAATATTATGTAATCTGATATGGTTTCCTATTCTGATTAATTCCTGAATGGAAGGAATTATATTCTGATATTGTTTTAAAGAAGGTTTCCTATTCTGAAAAAGGAAATTCGTACAAAAAGAAAGACCATCAAGTGAAGGATTCTTATAGGAAACAATTCCTATTCTGAAGGGATTTGATTTTCGAATTTAATGCAAGAAATTGATTTCCTAATTGAAGAAGGATTTGATTTCCAATTTGGTGGAGGAGTCTTAATTAAAACCTACAGCAAAGAGGAAGAGAATTTCTGTAGGATACAATTCCTACACTAAAAGGGAATTGATTCCTAATTTGAGAAGAAGACTTATTCTCTAAGGATTCAAGGTTTCTACTATAAAAGACCAGCATCTCTACAACCTTGAATACATCTCTTGAGCTACAAATTCGTTCATATcacttctagagagagagagacttTTTTCTACACCATTCGGTTCACAATCTGTTTGACCTGTGTGTCTATGAACTGTTTACACGGTGTGCGTGATTACTGTGAGCACTGATCCAACTATTCAGAGTTATTCTTTACTGTGCAAAGAACCTGTGGCGCTCGTACCTGTGAGGAGGCTTCGAGGAAAGTCCTTACCCGTCTTGGTGAGGCAACCGGCACTCGTACATCTGAAAGAGGGTTGCGAGAAGTCCTTA encodes:
- the LOC139881443 gene encoding transcription factor bHLH71-like, yielding MAVEALSPNDLMKIILHNTTISTTPPCSTNYNINNDSCLEKSAFPVKNCTTNMRMPENQEQLGIRKKKKRKRKPRVCKNKEEAETQRMTHIAVERSRRKLINEHLADLRSLMPESYVHRGDQASIVGGAIEFVKKLEHHLQELEAQNLKYSLQQQEQEGLIRSPNLTKIRPPFSQFFVYPQYTWSQIPNYYTAKTNPAIADIEVTLVETHANIRILSPKSFRELSKLVSAFQSICLSILHLNVTTIDNLVLYSISFKVEEGCQLNSVDDIANTVHHMLRIIQEEATFCSSLSIHQ